A genomic segment from Streptomyces antibioticus encodes:
- a CDS encoding prolyl oligopeptidase family serine peptidase, whose translation MSTAPRLPYGTWPSPITAEAVADASGSTSWPSGAGEENWWCASDPATATVRLLRNAPGHEDPVPVLAPGISVRNRSLGYGGKPYWVSAAPSPTDNHHVLVFTDHSDQRLYRAEVPRLGSAADSFPVPVPLTPADPPGRETCWADPVTGPDGTEVWCVRETTRAATGPHDADPAVRTVREIVAVPLSGAAADDPGALRVVARSHHFLCGHRLSPDGRRLAWIGWDHPHMPWDSSELMVADLHDGVAGEPVRLLGGSHGDTEVSVSQAAWADPDTLYAMADPNGWWNLHRIDLASDRLTPRAITNVLPLQEDCAGPVWRVGASWFAATPHGVVLPQGNGRQKLSRWSPQDGELTELADGWTHFQGDLWSDGDRILVRAADPAQGSALLSIPLAPGSGPARRTRPKSVDPLAPWQPQPERRTVYDAQGRPVHFVLHRPTHPTTTAPEGELPPLLVQVHGGPTSSTGVTADLEYSFFTSRGFTVADVDYGGSTGYGRAYRDRLRGQWGTVDVDDCVTVARALAAEGLADPARTAVRGGSAGGWTTLACLVHTDVFCAGTVLYPISDPARWRADQTHDFESRYVDTLIGELPQDQAHFDKISPAANADRITVPLVMLQGADDFICRPDQATCIVDNLAERGVWHRFLLFEGEGHGFRQANSVRRALLAEVALYRETFGSHIASDVPLDADAL comes from the coding sequence ATGTCCACCGCGCCCCGTCTGCCCTACGGCACCTGGCCGTCCCCGATCACCGCCGAGGCGGTCGCCGACGCCTCCGGATCCACCTCCTGGCCCTCCGGAGCCGGTGAGGAGAACTGGTGGTGCGCCTCCGACCCGGCCACCGCGACCGTACGACTCCTGCGCAACGCCCCCGGCCACGAGGACCCGGTCCCCGTGCTCGCCCCCGGCATCTCCGTACGCAACCGCTCCCTCGGCTACGGCGGCAAGCCGTACTGGGTAAGCGCCGCACCTTCGCCCACCGACAACCACCACGTCCTGGTCTTCACTGACCACAGCGATCAGCGGCTGTACCGTGCCGAGGTGCCCCGCTTGGGGTCTGCTGCCGACTCCTTCCCGGTGCCCGTGCCGCTGACCCCGGCGGACCCGCCCGGCCGGGAGACCTGTTGGGCCGACCCGGTGACGGGCCCGGACGGCACCGAGGTCTGGTGCGTGCGGGAGACGACCCGAGCCGCCACCGGCCCGCACGACGCCGACCCGGCCGTCCGCACCGTGCGCGAGATCGTCGCCGTACCCCTGTCCGGCGCGGCCGCCGACGACCCCGGCGCGCTGCGCGTGGTGGCCCGCTCGCACCACTTCCTCTGCGGGCACAGGCTCTCCCCGGACGGCCGCCGACTCGCCTGGATCGGCTGGGACCACCCTCATATGCCGTGGGACAGCTCGGAGTTGATGGTCGCGGACCTGCACGACGGCGTAGCGGGCGAACCCGTCCGCCTTCTGGGCGGCAGCCACGGCGACACGGAGGTCTCCGTCTCCCAGGCTGCCTGGGCGGACCCCGACACCCTCTACGCCATGGCCGACCCGAACGGCTGGTGGAACCTGCACCGCATAGACCTGGCCTCCGACCGACTGACACCCAGGGCGATCACCAACGTCCTCCCCCTCCAGGAGGATTGCGCCGGCCCTGTCTGGCGGGTGGGCGCGAGCTGGTTCGCCGCCACCCCGCACGGCGTAGTGCTGCCACAGGGCAACGGCAGGCAAAAGCTCTCCCGTTGGTCACCGCAAGACGGCGAACTGACCGAACTCGCGGACGGCTGGACCCACTTCCAGGGCGACCTCTGGTCGGACGGCGACCGCATCCTGGTCCGCGCCGCAGACCCGGCCCAAGGCTCCGCTCTCCTGTCGATCCCCCTCGCCCCCGGCTCGGGCCCGGCCCGACGCACAAGGCCCAAGTCCGTCGATCCACTGGCCCCTTGGCAGCCCCAGCCCGAACGCCGCACCGTGTACGACGCACAGGGCCGCCCCGTCCACTTCGTGCTGCACCGGCCCACCCACCCCACCACCACGGCACCCGAGGGCGAACTGCCGCCCCTGCTGGTGCAGGTGCACGGCGGTCCGACGAGTTCCACCGGCGTCACCGCCGACCTGGAGTACTCCTTCTTCACCAGCCGCGGCTTCACCGTCGCGGACGTCGACTACGGCGGCTCCACCGGCTACGGCAGGGCCTACCGCGACCGGCTGCGCGGCCAGTGGGGAACGGTCGACGTCGACGACTGCGTCACCGTCGCCCGCGCCCTGGCCGCCGAGGGCCTGGCCGACCCCGCCCGCACCGCCGTACGCGGCGGCTCGGCCGGCGGCTGGACCACCCTGGCCTGTCTGGTCCACACCGACGTCTTCTGCGCGGGCACGGTCCTCTACCCGATCAGCGACCCGGCACGCTGGCGGGCCGACCAGACCCACGACTTCGAGTCCCGCTACGTGGACACCCTCATCGGTGAACTCCCGCAGGACCAAGCCCACTTCGACAAGATCTCCCCCGCCGCGAACGCCGACCGCATCACCGTGCCCTTGGTGATGCTCCAGGGCGCCGACGATTTCATCTGCCGCCCGGACCAGGCGACTTGCATCGTTGACAACCTGGCCGAACGCGGAGTGTGGCACCGCTTCCTCCTCTTCGAGGGAGAGGGCCACGGCTTCCGCCAGGCCAACAGCGTCCGCCGCGCCCTCCTCGCCGAAGTCGCCCTGTACCGCGAGACCTTCGGCTCTCACATCGCCTCCGACGTCCCCCTGGACGCCGACGCCCTGTGA
- the lysA gene encoding diaminopimelate decarboxylase, whose translation MSTAPSLPAPRAGTPLPDGLAEAASPETAPEVWPLTARTVDGRLHVGGVALDDLADACGTALYVVDEADFRHRARQWRESGADRVHYASKAFLCAEMVRWVDSEGLHLDVCSGGELRLAVDTGFDAARIVFHGNNKSVAELEAAVAHGVGVVVVDCLEEIDRLARAAAAADRIQDVYVRIAPGVAAETHDYMATGGDDVKFGFPVRDGHAERAVLAVAARPSLRLAGVHSHIGSQITATEGLTLAAERVGAFVALLAERHAITVAEIDLGGGAGIPYLPGQPRLDPAAFTAALRVGLERALPGAPVRLAVEPGRSMIGTAGVTLYRVGVVKDGLRRRFVSVDGGMSDALRPSLYLARYTAWTANRPAEGEPVHAVVVGRHCESGDVVVPDIALPRDIAAGDLLAVPATGAYHHAMASNYNAQLRPAVVAVRDGHARLMVRRETPEDLRRRDGHGEPVRLTAG comes from the coding sequence GTGTCCACCGCTCCTTCCCTGCCCGCACCGCGCGCGGGGACCCCGCTGCCCGACGGACTGGCCGAGGCCGCCTCGCCCGAGACCGCCCCCGAGGTGTGGCCGCTGACCGCCCGCACCGTCGACGGTCGGCTGCACGTGGGCGGCGTCGCCCTGGACGACCTGGCCGACGCCTGCGGCACCGCGCTGTACGTGGTGGACGAGGCCGACTTCCGCCACCGCGCCCGGCAGTGGCGCGAGTCCGGCGCCGACCGGGTGCACTACGCCTCCAAGGCGTTCCTGTGCGCGGAGATGGTCCGCTGGGTCGACTCCGAGGGCCTGCACCTGGACGTGTGCAGCGGCGGCGAACTCCGCCTCGCCGTCGACACCGGCTTCGACGCCGCCCGGATCGTCTTTCATGGCAACAACAAGTCCGTCGCCGAACTGGAGGCGGCCGTCGCCCACGGCGTCGGCGTGGTCGTCGTCGACTGCCTGGAGGAGATCGACCGACTCGCGCGCGCAGCCGCGGCGGCGGATCGGATCCAGGACGTCTACGTCCGCATCGCCCCCGGCGTCGCCGCCGAGACCCACGACTACATGGCCACCGGCGGCGACGACGTCAAGTTCGGCTTCCCGGTGCGCGACGGCCACGCCGAGCGGGCCGTCCTCGCCGTCGCGGCGCGCCCCTCACTGCGGCTCGCGGGCGTGCACTCCCACATCGGCTCGCAGATCACCGCCACCGAGGGACTGACCCTCGCCGCCGAACGGGTCGGCGCCTTCGTCGCCCTGCTCGCCGAACGGCATGCCATCACGGTCGCCGAGATCGACCTCGGCGGCGGCGCCGGCATCCCCTACCTGCCGGGCCAACCCCGCCTGGACCCGGCCGCGTTCACCGCCGCCCTGCGCGTCGGCCTGGAACGGGCGCTGCCCGGCGCACCGGTACGGCTCGCCGTCGAGCCAGGCCGGTCGATGATCGGCACCGCCGGGGTGACGCTCTACCGCGTCGGCGTCGTCAAGGACGGGCTGCGCCGCCGGTTCGTCTCCGTCGACGGCGGCATGAGCGACGCCCTGCGCCCCTCCCTCTACCTCGCCCGCTACACCGCCTGGACCGCCAACCGCCCGGCCGAGGGCGAGCCCGTGCACGCCGTGGTCGTCGGCCGCCACTGCGAGAGCGGCGACGTGGTCGTGCCCGACATCGCCCTGCCGCGGGACATCGCCGCCGGCGACCTCCTCGCGGTCCCCGCCACCGGCGCCTACCACCACGCCATGGCCAGCAACTACAACGCGCAACTCCGCCCCGCCGTCGTCGCCGTACGCGACGGCCACGCCCGCCTCATGGTCCGCCGGGAAACGCCGGAGGACCTGCGCCGCCGCGACGGCCATGGCGAGCCGGTGCGACTGACGGCGGGGTGA
- a CDS encoding cupin domain-containing protein: MLARTDGHHGIWDLTAPGAHRIGARLLHADLGDHDHPTAHSGEEFVLVLAGSCRVSVAGTVRLLRPADSCHFAATDEHHFTDASDDLLMLVVLTEE; this comes from the coding sequence CTGCTCGCCCGGACCGACGGCCACCACGGCATCTGGGACCTCACCGCCCCCGGCGCGCACCGCATCGGCGCCCGCCTGCTCCACGCGGACCTGGGCGACCACGACCACCCGACCGCCCACTCCGGCGAGGAGTTCGTGCTCGTCCTCGCCGGCTCCTGCCGCGTGTCGGTGGCGGGCACCGTACGGCTGCTGCGGCCCGCCGACAGTTGCCACTTCGCCGCCACCGACGAACACCACTTCACCGACGCCAGCGACGACCTCCTGATGCTGGTCGTCCTCACCGAGGAGTAA
- a CDS encoding MurR/RpiR family transcriptional regulator encodes MTGPLAPTPTIDLLRAAAELCGPVAQRLFAVLAEDYPASLERRPGQLLRAADASAADLDGLLAAAGVASMDDLRLLAAREVGLRLAEPDLRFTSREPRSEPRERSALRRMITAEEDNLRRTLADLQANGALEVAAAALLRARRRWVLGDLKSAGYATLLTSDLTSSMRDVFLVQPATGAAVNAISDAHADDALVVFSFRNYSGLTVDVAREFHALGASVIALTDSYTSPVCSFASHVLAVDTRSESPHHSPTAVAAAAHVLAALAAAGAKGAARRSRRRAEVFRSLGSYGLGRPASDADPGTLGSDGDASGPAAPAAGSPGEPGSPLRA; translated from the coding sequence GTGACCGGTCCTCTGGCGCCTACGCCGACGATCGACCTGCTGCGTGCGGCGGCCGAGCTGTGCGGTCCCGTCGCGCAGCGCCTGTTCGCGGTGCTGGCGGAGGACTATCCGGCTTCCCTGGAGCGCCGTCCGGGCCAGTTGCTGCGCGCGGCCGACGCGAGTGCCGCGGATCTGGACGGGCTGCTGGCGGCGGCCGGGGTCGCCTCGATGGACGACCTGCGTCTGCTGGCGGCCCGGGAGGTCGGTCTGCGGCTGGCGGAACCGGATCTGCGGTTCACCAGCCGTGAGCCCCGCTCCGAGCCGCGCGAGCGGTCGGCGCTGCGCCGGATGATCACGGCGGAGGAGGACAACCTCCGCCGTACGCTGGCGGATCTCCAGGCCAACGGCGCGCTGGAGGTGGCGGCCGCGGCGCTGCTGCGGGCGCGGCGGCGGTGGGTGCTGGGCGATCTGAAGTCCGCCGGGTACGCCACGCTGCTGACGAGCGACCTCACCAGCAGCATGCGGGACGTGTTCCTGGTGCAGCCGGCGACGGGCGCGGCGGTCAACGCCATCAGCGACGCGCACGCGGACGACGCCCTGGTCGTCTTCAGCTTCCGCAACTACAGCGGTCTTACGGTGGACGTGGCCCGCGAGTTCCACGCACTCGGTGCCTCGGTGATCGCGCTGACCGACAGCTACACCAGTCCGGTCTGCTCCTTCGCCTCGCATGTCCTGGCGGTGGACACGCGCAGCGAGTCGCCGCATCACTCGCCGACGGCGGTGGCGGCCGCGGCCCATGTGCTGGCGGCCCTGGCGGCGGCCGGTGCCAAGGGCGCCGCGCGTCGCAGCCGGCGCCGGGCGGAGGTCTTCCGCTCCCTGGGCAGTTACGGCCTCGGCCGACCGGCGTCCGACGCGGATCCGGGCACCTTAGGGTCCGACGGCGATGCCTCCGGCCCCGCGGCGCCCGCCGCCGGCTCCCCCGGTGAGCCCGGCTCTCCCCTGCGAGCCTGA
- a CDS encoding M20/M25/M40 family metallo-hydrolase, protein MNDPSHCQDGAALSSAEDTALISEVTELCTRLIRFDTSNYGGGDSRGEREAAEWTAGLLSDSGYEPVVLESAPRRASTVVRIPGEDRDAPALLVHGHLDVVPAEPADWSFDPFCGEIRDGVVLGRGALDMKDMDAMMLAIARSWARRGVRPPRDVVMAFVADEEDTGELGAGFLVDRHPDLFEGVTTAIGESGGYSLHLPDASRLYPIAVGERGSAWMDLTARGAAGHGSRPGPDNAVATLATTLSALAAHRWPVRIVPAVAALLDGLCAHLGITVDPADPESLAQLGEAAKLVEATVANTLNPTMLKAGYKHNVIPSEATAGVDGRILPGAEEDFFATVDALLGEKVSRSFHSFAAPVFADHESREFAAMAAALRRADPEALVLPFIMSGGTDAKAFARLGIQCYGFGPGLTPPGFDAWRYVHGVDEQVLVSSLEFGVRVLEDFLRSDPLAARTER, encoded by the coding sequence ATGAACGATCCCTCTCACTGTCAGGACGGCGCCGCCCTCTCCAGCGCCGAGGACACCGCCCTGATCTCCGAAGTCACCGAGCTGTGCACCCGGTTGATCCGTTTCGACACCAGCAATTACGGCGGTGGCGACTCCCGCGGCGAGCGGGAGGCGGCCGAGTGGACCGCCGGCCTGCTCTCCGACTCCGGTTACGAGCCGGTCGTGCTGGAGTCGGCCCCGCGCCGGGCCAGCACCGTCGTCCGTATCCCCGGCGAGGACCGCGACGCCCCCGCCCTCCTGGTCCACGGCCATCTGGACGTGGTCCCGGCGGAGCCCGCCGACTGGAGCTTCGACCCGTTCTGCGGGGAGATCCGGGACGGGGTGGTCCTCGGCCGCGGGGCTCTGGACATGAAGGACATGGACGCGATGATGCTGGCGATCGCCCGCTCGTGGGCGCGCCGGGGCGTGCGTCCGCCGCGCGACGTCGTGATGGCGTTCGTCGCGGACGAGGAGGACACCGGTGAGCTGGGCGCGGGCTTCCTCGTCGACCGGCACCCGGACCTCTTCGAAGGCGTGACCACCGCGATCGGCGAGTCCGGCGGCTACTCGCTCCATCTGCCGGACGCCTCCCGGCTCTACCCGATCGCCGTGGGCGAGCGCGGCAGCGCCTGGATGGACCTGACCGCGCGCGGCGCGGCGGGCCACGGCTCCCGGCCCGGCCCCGACAACGCTGTCGCCACGCTGGCGACGACCCTGTCCGCGCTCGCCGCGCACCGCTGGCCGGTCAGGATCGTGCCGGCGGTGGCCGCCCTGCTGGACGGGCTCTGCGCGCACCTGGGCATCACGGTCGACCCGGCCGATCCCGAGTCGCTGGCCCAGTTGGGCGAGGCGGCGAAGCTGGTCGAGGCGACCGTCGCCAACACGCTCAACCCGACCATGCTGAAGGCGGGTTACAAGCACAACGTCATCCCGAGCGAGGCGACGGCAGGGGTGGACGGCCGTATCCTGCCCGGCGCGGAGGAGGACTTCTTCGCCACGGTGGACGCTCTGCTCGGCGAGAAGGTCTCCCGTTCCTTCCACAGCTTCGCCGCCCCGGTCTTCGCCGACCACGAGTCCCGCGAGTTCGCGGCGATGGCGGCGGCGCTGCGGCGGGCCGACCCGGAGGCGCTGGTCCTGCCGTTCATCATGTCCGGCGGCACGGACGCCAAGGCGTTCGCCCGGCTCGGCATCCAGTGCTACGGCTTCGGCCCCGGCCTGACCCCGCCCGGCTTCGACGCCTGGCGGTACGTCCACGGCGTCGACGAGCAAGTCCTCGTGAGCAGCCTGGAGTTCGGGGTGCGGGTCCTGGAGGACTTCCTGCGCAGCGACCCGCTCGCCGCCCGCACGGAGCGGTGA
- a CDS encoding ABC transporter substrate-binding protein, translating to MTTFTPLRRSGRKAVALATSLLIGTAAAVAVAPAASADDGGKTLRMPITSIGIDSLNPFLAYFAGSLDVFAGIYPALNTVEQDGTAKPYLADSWTTSDDKLTWTFKIHKGLKWSDGKPITAEDAAWTFNLIMTNSTAATANGSLVANFASVTAPDDTTLVVRTKKPQATMLAVSVPASGIPIVPKHIWEAHVKDLKNYKNDSFPVVGYGPWTLTDYKPEQYAKYDANKEFVLGAPKYDHMIQQAFKNTDAAVAALRSGQLDYVSGLNPVQYKALKGQSGIKAYETVGNRWSGIELNGGARTRDGKKIGTGHPALGDVKVREALARAIDRATIVKKVRDNFAKVGASYLPPSLPQFAWEPSDAEKFDYDPAKANSVLDAAGYKKGSDGIRVDPKSKRKLEFRLGIHSDDDADAKVSTYLAGWFKEIGVGVDIQSMSSAKLNADLAKGDWDILMDSWSTGPDPTYLLGIQTCAALPDAKGEGGSTDSFFCDKEYDDLFLRQQSAFDETERADLLRQMQAILYKANENIMIYNANGLSAYRTDKVNGILTGSADASGAYPPQPSLAQYLNAAPTAASSSSGGTSGTVIGVSAAVVLVLAAGGVFVMRRRSSSDDRE from the coding sequence ATGACCACGTTCACCCCTCTGCGCAGATCCGGCCGTAAGGCCGTCGCGCTGGCCACCTCCCTGCTGATCGGCACCGCCGCGGCCGTCGCCGTCGCGCCGGCCGCCTCCGCGGACGACGGCGGCAAGACCCTGCGGATGCCGATCACGAGCATCGGCATCGACTCGCTCAACCCGTTCCTCGCCTACTTCGCGGGCAGCCTGGACGTGTTCGCGGGCATCTACCCCGCCCTGAACACGGTGGAGCAGGACGGCACCGCCAAGCCGTACCTGGCGGACTCCTGGACGACCTCCGACGACAAGCTCACCTGGACCTTCAAGATCCACAAGGGTCTGAAGTGGAGCGACGGCAAGCCGATCACGGCCGAGGACGCCGCCTGGACGTTCAACCTGATCATGACGAACTCCACCGCGGCCACCGCCAACGGCTCGCTGGTCGCCAACTTCGCCTCGGTCACCGCGCCGGACGACACCACGCTGGTCGTCAGGACGAAGAAGCCGCAGGCCACGATGCTCGCGGTGAGCGTCCCGGCGTCGGGCATCCCGATCGTGCCGAAGCACATATGGGAAGCGCACGTGAAGGACCTCAAGAACTACAAGAACGACAGCTTCCCGGTCGTCGGGTACGGCCCGTGGACGCTGACGGACTACAAGCCCGAGCAGTACGCGAAGTACGACGCGAACAAGGAGTTCGTGCTGGGCGCGCCGAAGTACGACCACATGATCCAGCAGGCGTTCAAGAACACGGACGCCGCCGTGGCCGCGCTCCGGTCGGGTCAGCTCGACTACGTCAGCGGCCTCAACCCGGTCCAGTACAAGGCGCTGAAGGGCCAGTCCGGCATCAAGGCGTACGAGACGGTCGGCAACCGCTGGAGCGGCATCGAGCTGAACGGGGGCGCCCGCACCCGTGACGGCAAGAAGATCGGTACCGGTCACCCGGCGCTCGGCGACGTCAAGGTCCGTGAGGCGCTGGCGCGTGCCATCGACCGGGCGACGATCGTGAAGAAGGTCCGCGACAACTTCGCGAAGGTGGGCGCCAGTTACCTGCCGCCGTCGCTGCCGCAGTTCGCGTGGGAGCCCTCCGACGCGGAGAAGTTCGACTACGACCCGGCCAAGGCCAACTCCGTGCTGGACGCGGCGGGTTACAAGAAGGGTTCCGACGGGATCCGGGTCGACCCGAAGTCTAAGCGCAAGCTGGAGTTCCGGCTCGGCATCCACTCCGACGACGACGCGGACGCCAAGGTCTCGACGTATCTCGCGGGCTGGTTCAAGGAGATCGGGGTCGGGGTCGACATCCAGTCGATGAGTTCCGCGAAGCTCAACGCCGATCTGGCCAAGGGTGATTGGGACATCCTGATGGACTCCTGGTCGACCGGGCCGGACCCGACGTACCTGCTGGGCATCCAGACCTGCGCGGCGCTGCCCGACGCCAAGGGTGAGGGCGGGAGCACGGACTCGTTCTTCTGCGACAAGGAGTACGACGACCTGTTCCTGCGTCAGCAGAGCGCCTTCGACGAGACGGAGCGCGCCGATCTGCTCCGGCAGATGCAGGCGATCCTGTACAAGGCCAACGAGAACATCATGATCTACAACGCCAACGGTCTGTCCGCGTACCGCACCGACAAGGTGAACGGGATCCTGACGGGCAGCGCGGACGCCTCCGGCGCCTACCCTCCGCAGCCCTCCCTCGCCCAGTACCTGAACGCGGCGCCGACGGCGGCCTCGTCCTCCTCCGGAGGCACCTCCGGCACGGTGATCGGTGTCTCGGCGGCCGTGGTGCTCGTCCTGGCCGCCGGCGGAGTGTTCGTGATGCGCCGCCGCTCCTCCTCCGACGACCGCGAGTAG
- a CDS encoding ABC transporter permease, with protein MADTIDVTGADAVKTAPAPGPGRRPGSGFARYLASKLAAAAVSFLATLVIGFVLFSLMPADPVQSITRGRPTSDAQMAELRRQLGLDQSVPERFFHFVTDTLSGHLGDSWEFQQPVGSLIGDRLWPTLLLMGSATLISVALGLWLGVRSGWRHGSWLDRIATGASLTLWSVPTFWLGMILLITFSVGIGPFPGFLPAGGMSDPAITGGPDHVLDVAKHLVLPCLTMVLVVFAQYVAVMRSSIIDELGSPYLLTARAKGLRDDDVRRRHAVPNALLPSVTMIFMHLGTVLGGAITVETVYSWPGLGQLSYQALKVPDLPLLQGTFIVFSASVILMNLLADVIYRFLDPRVRAQ; from the coding sequence GTGGCAGACACCATCGATGTCACCGGCGCGGACGCGGTGAAGACCGCGCCCGCGCCGGGCCCCGGCCGCCGGCCGGGCTCGGGATTCGCCCGCTACCTGGCCTCGAAGCTGGCGGCCGCGGCGGTCAGCTTCCTGGCCACGCTCGTCATCGGCTTCGTCCTGTTCAGCCTGATGCCGGCCGACCCGGTGCAGTCCATCACCCGCGGCCGGCCGACCAGCGACGCGCAGATGGCGGAGCTGCGCCGGCAGCTCGGCCTGGACCAGTCGGTGCCGGAGCGCTTCTTCCACTTCGTGACCGACACCCTGAGCGGGCATCTGGGCGACTCCTGGGAGTTCCAGCAGCCGGTCGGCTCGCTCATCGGGGACCGGCTGTGGCCGACCCTGCTGCTGATGGGCAGCGCCACCCTCATCTCGGTGGCGCTCGGTCTCTGGCTGGGCGTCAGGTCCGGCTGGCGGCACGGCAGTTGGCTGGACCGTATCGCCACCGGCGCCTCCCTGACGCTGTGGTCGGTGCCGACCTTCTGGCTCGGCATGATCCTGCTGATCACGTTCAGCGTGGGCATCGGTCCGTTCCCCGGCTTCCTGCCGGCGGGCGGGATGAGCGACCCGGCGATCACCGGCGGCCCGGACCATGTCCTCGACGTGGCCAAGCATCTGGTCCTGCCCTGTCTGACCATGGTCCTGGTGGTCTTCGCCCAGTACGTGGCCGTCATGCGCTCCTCGATCATCGACGAGCTGGGCAGCCCCTATCTGCTCACCGCCCGGGCCAAGGGGCTGCGCGACGACGACGTACGGCGCAGGCACGCCGTGCCCAACGCGCTGCTGCCCTCGGTCACCATGATCTTCATGCACCTGGGCACCGTGCTCGGCGGTGCCATCACCGTGGAGACCGTCTACTCCTGGCCGGGCCTGGGCCAGCTCAGCTACCAGGCTCTGAAGGTGCCCGATCTGCCGCTGCTCCAGGGCACGTTCATCGTCTTCAGCGCGTCGGTGATCCTCATGAACCTCCTCGCCGACGTGATCTACCGCTTCCTCGACCCCCGGGTGCGTGCCCAGTGA
- a CDS encoding ABC transporter permease — protein sequence MTHHEPLTETVPPPATGTDPAPPAAAVVPRSRNAGLGGFVRSFVRIRSGVAGLGILVVFGLLALCAPLFISDDDLNVIKVDGPSLHSPTDGYPLGTDQEGRSILLLVIWGARSSLSIGLMATVLTVVLGSAVGLVAGHYGGWIGKALMHLTDWFIALPSLPLAISLSAVIGQGTASITIAIAVTSWSSTARLVRAQTLAVEAKPFIERARALGAGGPQVMLRHVLPNVTPLILVSSTLTVASAILSEATLTFLGLGDPTGISWGAMLNSALSGGAVTSGAWWYLYPPGIAILIVVLGFTLTGRAVETLLNPRSVKTR from the coding sequence GTGACCCACCACGAGCCCCTCACCGAGACCGTCCCGCCCCCTGCGACGGGCACCGACCCCGCGCCGCCGGCCGCAGCGGTCGTACCGCGGTCGCGCAACGCCGGACTCGGCGGCTTCGTACGGTCCTTCGTGCGCATCCGCTCCGGTGTGGCGGGCCTCGGCATCCTGGTCGTGTTCGGCCTGCTCGCCCTGTGCGCGCCGCTGTTCATCTCCGACGACGACCTCAACGTCATCAAGGTGGACGGCCCCTCCCTGCACTCCCCCACCGACGGCTACCCGCTCGGCACCGACCAGGAAGGGCGCTCCATCCTGCTGCTGGTCATCTGGGGAGCCCGCTCCTCGCTGTCGATCGGCCTGATGGCGACCGTCCTGACGGTGGTGCTCGGCAGCGCCGTCGGGCTGGTCGCCGGGCACTACGGCGGCTGGATCGGCAAGGCGCTGATGCACCTCACCGACTGGTTCATCGCCCTGCCCAGCCTGCCGCTGGCCATCTCGCTGTCGGCGGTGATCGGGCAGGGCACCGCGTCCATCACCATCGCCATCGCGGTCACGAGCTGGTCGTCCACGGCCCGGCTGGTGCGGGCGCAGACCCTCGCCGTGGAGGCCAAGCCGTTCATCGAGCGGGCCAGGGCGCTGGGCGCGGGCGGACCGCAGGTGATGCTGCGGCACGTCCTGCCCAACGTCACCCCGCTGATCCTGGTCTCCTCCACCCTGACGGTGGCCTCGGCGATCCTGTCCGAGGCGACCCTGACCTTCCTCGGTCTGGGCGACCCGACGGGCATCTCCTGGGGCGCGATGCTCAACTCGGCCCTGAGCGGCGGCGCCGTCACCTCCGGCGCCTGGTGGTACCTGTATCCGCCGGGCATCGCCATCCTGATCGTCGTCCTCGGCTTCACCCTGACCGGCCGCGCCGTGGAGACCCTTCTCAACCCGAGGTCGGTGAAGACACGTTGA